In Papaver somniferum cultivar HN1 unplaced genomic scaffold, ASM357369v1 unplaced-scaffold_80, whole genome shotgun sequence, the following proteins share a genomic window:
- the LOC113344934 gene encoding uncharacterized protein LOC113344934 — protein sequence MQLDEKEDAHNGLNEEQWNTRLKARQDYCNLAIAKAEKWRRRSRTNHIIQFENNTKYFHKLASDRRRRNYIGAIKVDGVMSTDIETIKLGIVDHFKSTFQHQSNRITSLNSMQLNCISEEVRDWFELDVNEEECISVIKLLGQNKALGPGGFAVSFYLLYWDIIKIDLMKIFYELQYNNFFEWRLKNTFISLIPKKDTVEEIKDFRPISLIHGVYKIISKVLAERLKVVLPSIISSQQTAFIKNRQILDGVFVANELIDSRIRSGKPGLLCKIDFAKAFYHLLVTSKVVKELGKETPCHLFFFSFKNFVVGYDGDLHLYSDLLGCLSDTLPTIYLGLPLGDKYKGITKWERVIDKIIARFPGWKKPLIKRAGKVTLIKSVLASLPTYYMSLFEMPASVTKSIEKIIRDFLWDDSSGKKKHHLVKWDILYKKKKKGGLGIKNLRKMNQALLTKWHWRYAKEEASFGKMEGKCQGKVWYVWKGVMKCRDIFKSNIKFKLNKGTKIIFWQDNWLLSTCLQSTFPNLYAISRKKTSFVADCFIEDADGLRWDLGLPRRLISNIRTEMNWLKAELANVTFNTQEEDIL from the exons ATGCAGCTGGATGAAAAAGAAGATGCTCATAATGGTTTGAATGAAGAACAATGGAACACTAGATTGAAAGCAAGACAAGATTACTGCAATTTAGCTATTGCCAAAGCTGAGAAATGGAGAAGAAGGAGCAGAACCAACCACATTATTCAATTTGAGAATAACACTAAATATTTTCATAAGCTTGCCTCAGATAGGAGAAGAAGAAACTACATTGGTGCTATTAAAGTTGATGGTGTAATGAGTACAGATATTGAGACAATTAAGCTTGGAATTGTTGATCATTTTAAATCAACTTTTCAACATCAGTCTAATAGAATTACTTCCTTAAATTCAATGCAACTCAATTGCATCTCTGAGGAAGTAAGAGATTGGTTTGAGTTGGATGTAAATGAAGAAGAGTGCATTTCTGTAATAAAGCTTTTGGGTCAGAACAAAGCTCTAGGGCCTGGTGGATTTGCTGTAAGTTTCTATTTACTCTATTGGGACATCATTAAAATTGATTTGATGAAGATTTTTTATGAATTACAGTATAATAATTTCTTCGAATGGAGATTGAAGAACACTTTTATTTCTCTTATCCCTAAAAAGGATACAGTGGAGGAGATAAAAGACTTTAGGCCTATTAGTTTAATCCATGGTGTGTACAAGATTATTTCTAAGGTTTTAGCTGAAAGACTGAAAGTGGTTCTTCCTTCAATTATATCTTCTCAACAAACTGCTTTTATAAAAAACAGACAAATTCTTGATGGGGTTTTTGTTGCTAATGAGTTAATAGATTCTAGAATAAGAAGTGGTAAACCCGGTCTTTtgtgcaaaattgattttgcaaagGCTTTTTATCAT CTACTGGTTACTTCAAAAGTTGTAAAGGAATTAGGCAAGGAGACCCCTTGTCaccttttctttttctcctt CAAAAATTTTGTTGTTGGTTATGATGGTGACTTGCATCTTTACTCTGATCTTTTGGGCTGTCTCTCTGATACCCTACCAACAATTTATCTTGGCCTTCCACTGGGAGACAAATACAAGGGCATAACTAAATGGGAAAGAGTAATTGATAAGATCATTGCAAGATTTCCAGGTTGGAAAAAACCTTTGATAAAGAGAGCTGGTAAAGTAACTCTTATTAAGAGTGTTCTAGCTAGCCTCCCaacttattacatgtctttattTGAGATGCCAGCCTCTGTGACTAAAAGTATTGAGAAAATTATAAGAGATTTTTTATGGGATGATAGCAGTGGTAAGAAGAAGCATCATTTGGTAAAATGGGATATATtgtacaagaagaagaaaaaaggaggTCTAGGAATCAAAAATTTGAGAAAAATGAATCAAGCTTTGTTAACCAAATGGCATTGGagatatgcaaaagaagaagcATCATTTGGTAAAATGGAAGGAAAGTGTCAAGGAAAAGTATG GTATGTTTGGAAGGGAGTTATGAAATGCAGAGATATTTTCAAAAGTAACATTAAATTTAAGCTGAACAAAGGCACTAAGATCATATTTTGGCAAGATAATTGGCTTCTCTCTACATGTTTGCAGTctacttttcctaatttatatgCTATCTCAAggaaaaaaactagttttgttgCAGATTGTTTCATTGAAGATGCTGATGGTTTGAGATGGGATTTGGGCCTTCCAAGAAGATTAATCTCAAATATTAGAACTGAAATGAACTGGTTGAAAGCTGAGCTTGCTAATGTCACTTTTAACACTCAAGAAGAAGATATTCTGTAA